In Bosea sp. PAMC 26642, the DNA window GGGCGAGGCCTTCATCGCACGCGGAAAGACCCGGCCGCTCGTGCCGACGAAGCTGTCGGCGCCGAGCGCGTCGGCCCAGTCGCGCAGCGCCTTCGGCGGGAAGGCCCGCAGGGCCGGCTCCAACCAGGGCTGCGCGGCGCGATAGCGCGTCAGGAACATGTCGAGCGGTTCGGAATGCGTCAGGTTCAGCCCGCCCCGCCCCGCCAGCAGGAATTTCCGCGCCGGCGAGGGCATGCGGTCGTAGAGCGTCACGGCGTGGCCTGCCTGCGCCAGCCGCTCGGCCGCGATCAACCCCGACGGTCCCGCGCCGACGATCGCGATGGTTCTGTTTTGCATCGGCAGGGCTTGCAGCGGGCAAGATCGCGGGTCAAGCGCGACATCGATCCTACCCGCAATTCGCCAGTTCGGCCGGTTGCTCGGCGTTGACCATCCAGTTCGTGCCGAAACGGTCCTTTGCCATGCCGAAACGCGGCGACCAGAAGGTCTCGGCGATCGGCATCGTCACCGTCCCGCCTTCGGCCAGGGCTGCGAAGACGCGCTCCGCCTCCTCGGGCGTCGCGACGGTGACATTGACCGAGACCGAGCGCATCGGCCCGTCGCTGCGCTCGGGCGGGGCGTCCGACGCCATCAGCATCTGGCCGTCGATCTCCAGACAGGCATGCATGATCTTGTCGTGCCATTGCGGTGGAACATGCGCCTCGGCGGGCGTGCCCCGGTGGTCCATCATGGCGGTGATCTTGCCGCCCAGGACTTCGTTGTAGCGGGTGAAGGCTTCTCGGCAGTTGCCGTCGAACATCAGATAGGTCGAGAGTTTCATGGCATCCTCCTCGTCGTTGAGTGGCTCTCAGGCCTTGCGGCGGTAATGGGCGGTCATGAAATCAATCCAGGTCCCGTCCGGGCCCGGCATGCTCGATGTCAGGATGCGGTGGTCGGCGCTGACCCGCGTGACGACGTCGCGATACTTCGCCATCGTGCCGTCGCCCGCCATGCTCGGTCCCTCGGTGTCCAGCGTCAGCACATTGCCGCTCTCGTCGAGCGTGCCCTCGTAGATCCACAGATGCGTCATCATCGAGCCGGCAAAGGTTCCGACGAACCGGCCTCTGGCAGGATCGAAGCCGAGCGTGATCTGCGTGAAGCCCTGATTGCCGTCGGGCATCTCGCCCGTGCCCTCGCCGATCGTCCACAACCCGCCGAGCGAATGGACGCTTTCGGTGCCCTGCGATTTATGGCGCGGCTTGTCGGGCCCCATCGAGCAGTCCATCTCCGAGATCCATTCGCCGACGAATTGCTGGAGCCAGGCGTGTTCCTTCTGTGGTTCGGCATGCATCGGGCATCCTCCTTGGGTTCGGGTTCTGAGAGACGCGGCTCTGCGGCCGCGCGATTCTTCGGCCTTGCGCTCAGCGCTCGGCCTGAGCCTTCAGAGCGGCGAGCCCATTCTCGAAATCGCCGCCGACCATCTTGTCCATGTTCATGACGACATGAACAATCTTGAAGAAAAACGGCGTCGGTCCCGTCATCGTCCAGGTCACCGTGGTCGCGGTGCCTTGCGGCACCAGCGCGAAGACGACGTCGTTATGGGCCTCGAAGGGCTTGAGGAAATCGAGCTTGAGCCCGATCCGGCTGGGCACCGTCGCCTCGACGATCTCCATGCCGCCCTCGCCGACATTCTTGTCGCCCGCCCAGGCATAGCGGGCACCGACGCCGCTCTGCGCCCCGCTGAAGCTGCGCGTCAGATTGGGATCCTTCTT includes these proteins:
- a CDS encoding VOC family protein, whose product is MKLSTYLMFDGNCREAFTRYNEVLGGKITAMMDHRGTPAEAHVPPQWHDKIMHACLEIDGQMLMASDAPPERSDGPMRSVSVNVTVATPEEAERVFAALAEGGTVTMPIAETFWSPRFGMAKDRFGTNWMVNAEQPAELANCG
- a CDS encoding DUF1579 domain-containing protein gives rise to the protein MHAEPQKEHAWLQQFVGEWISEMDCSMGPDKPRHKSQGTESVHSLGGLWTIGEGTGEMPDGNQGFTQITLGFDPARGRFVGTFAGSMMTHLWIYEGTLDESGNVLTLDTEGPSMAGDGTMAKYRDVVTRVSADHRILTSSMPGPDGTWIDFMTAHYRRKA
- a CDS encoding SRPBCC family protein, whose amino-acid sequence is MLKTILLSIAGLLATGIVVVLILAAMRPDSFSVQRATTINAPAERIFPLIADFRQWGAWSPWEKKDPNLTRSFSGAQSGVGARYAWAGDKNVGEGGMEIVEATVPSRIGLKLDFLKPFEAHNDVVFALVPQGTATTVTWTMTGPTPFFFKIVHVVMNMDKMVGGDFENGLAALKAQAER